A window of Citrus sinensis cultivar Valencia sweet orange chromosome 7, DVS_A1.0, whole genome shotgun sequence contains these coding sequences:
- the LOC102624479 gene encoding uncharacterized protein LOC102624479 isoform X6, with translation MGDQKSNSEDSTGTSAFVQTDEDVGLLRMQNEKVGLVGISDDHTHDRAELSHEDSTNVLSCSRDIREMRNNGNGVTDAVQSTYPEKVNDNLPSLGVGDSSDTILESKGPHRTMRAAIPKLSMICGQISDGNPSNPGFNAGFSGFAKKADGISSLVHNVGISSSFAQNMDAHSSTVQNESEFFYPAQNMHDWTLNKNVDFVPGFGGNMGATFQIVDSNTGFPAAGLQFQVYQNNPVQTVEDGFFPERKRLRLPGQQLPAYQDSPVQTVGKRLFPERIGLQLPGQVMPVARGGGLAQASDVPTGSSHMRYPTQFPPITHPIQRMTRFIKPSTHKSNSGPSQAASSLTPVPLMPVPPQAKTATSLSPLPGTVAFIQPAFQSTTLPSQVQTAHPPSPLAKEIPLLHVSKDLNFPDNKGSAAQVVQGQVLRVARESGPAQGFNVPVGLSQMIYATRFPPIACPTQCSTRLVTHQSISESAQAAPSVNQATQIYPVQPQVQAAASLTHLSRTAAFLQPASQSTVPTLAETVHPPPPIGKEKPPPRASKGKSKINVPTRPPGQGISDARASGLVQTSNAASVGPGQKRCAIRAPSIASPGQRRATIHSSVLASAQTGSPLTRRSQTAPVPPQAPTAASFPSFPRTADFLRTLSQSRYPLPHPLQTAHPYSQMAREIRLRLPQDSNRFPQPIGYKCDLCNRDLSFASEGQILQPGVRPSTAVLPCGHHFHDYCLQQITPADQTDNPPCIHCDMHET, from the exons ATGGGAGATCAGAAGTCGAATAGTGAGGACAGCACTGGGACATCTgcttttgtacaaactgatgaaGACGTGGGATTGCTTAGAATGCAGAATGAAAAGGTTGGCCTTGTTGGCATTTCTGATGACCATACTCATGACCGAGCTGAGTTAAGCCATGAAGATAGCACAAACGTGTTAAGCTGCAGCAGGGACATTAGAGAAATGAGAAACAATGGCAATGGGGTGACTGATGCTGTTCAATCCACTTATCCAGAAAAGGTCAATGACAATCTTCCAAGCCTTGGAGTTGGAGATAGTTCAGACACCATATTAGAATCAAAAGGTCCTCATAGAACCATGAGGGCAGCTATTCCCAAATTAAGTATGATCTGTGGTCAAATATCCGATGGAAATCCTTCAAATCCTGGATTTAATGCTGGTTTTTCTGGATTTGCAAAGAAGGCAGATGGAATTTCTAGTCTAGTGCATAATGTGGGTATATCTTCTAGTTTTGCACAGAACATGGATGCTCATTCTAGCACGGTTCAAAATgaaagtgaatttttttatcctgCTCAGAACATGCATGATTGGACCTTGAATAAGAATGTTGATTTTGTTCCAG GTTTTGGAGGGAACATGGGTGCAACATTTCAAATTGTAGATTCCAACACAGGATTTCCAG ctGCAGGGCTACAATTTCAAGTTTACCAGAATAACCCTGTTCAAACTGTTGAAGATGGCTTTTTTCCTGAGAGAAAAAGGCTTCGATTGCCTG GGCAACAGTTGCCAGCCTATCAGGACAGTCCTGTTCAAACTGTTGGAAAAAGGTTGTTTCCTGAGAGAATAGGGCTTCAATTACCTG GTCAAGTAATGCCAGTTGCAAGGGGAGGTGGACTTGCTCAGGCTTCCGATGTTCCAACTGGATCGTCTCATATGAGATATCCAACCCAATTCCCTCCCATTACTCATCCAATTCAGCGCATGACTAGATTTATAAAGCCTTCTACCCATAAATCTAATTCAGGGCCATCCCAAGCTGCTTCCTCCCTCACTCCTGTACCCCTGATGCCTGTCCCCCCGCAAGCTAAGACTGCCACTTCTCTCTCACCTTTACCTGGGACTGTTGCTTTTATTCAACCTGCATTCCAGAGTACTACTCTCCCATCTCAAGTCCAGACTGCTCATCCTCCCTCTCCTTTAGCCAAGGAAATACCATTGCTTCATGTATCGAAAG ATTTGAATTTTCCAGATAACAAGGGCAGTGCTGCTCAGGTTGTTCAAG GTCAAGTACTGCGAGTTGCAAGGGAAAGTGGACCTGCTCAAGGTTTCAATGTTCCAGTTGGACTGTCACAAATGATATATGCAACCCGATTCCCTCCCATTGCTTGTCCAACTCAGTGCTCGACTAGATTGGTAACTCATCAATCTATTTCAGAATCTGCCCAAGCTGCTCCCTCTGTCAATCAAGCCACCCAGATTTATCCTGTGCAGCCCCAAGTCCAGGCTGCCGCTTCTCTCACTCATTTATCTAGGACTGCTGCTTTTCTTCAACCTGCATCCCAGAGTACTGTTCCAACTCTAGCTGAGACTGTTCATCCTCCCCCTCCCATAGGCAAGGAAAAACCACCACCTCGTGCATCAAAAG GTAAATCTAAAATCAATGTTCCTACTCGGCCTCCAG GTCAGGGTATATCAGATGCACGAGCAAGTGGACTTGTGCAGACTTCCAATGCTGCTTCAGTTGGACCTGGTCAGAAGAGATGTGCTATCCGAGCCCCTTCAATTGCTAGCCCTGGTCAGCGTAGGGCTACCATTCATTCATCTGTTCTAGCTTCTGCTCAAACTGGTTCCCCTCTCACACGGCGATCCCAGACTGCTCCTGTCCCACCCCAAGCCCCCACTGCTGCTTCTTTCCCATCATTCCCTCGAACTGCTGATTTTCTACGGACCTTGTCCCAGAGTCGTTATCCTCTCCCACATCCACTCCAGACTGCTCATCCTTATTCACAAATGGCCAGGGAAATTCGTCTTCGTTTACCGCAAG ATTCAAATAGATTTCCTCAGCCAATCGGCTATAAGTGTGACTTATGCAATAGGGATCTTTCTTTCGCATCAGAAGGCCAAATATTACAGCCAGGCGTTCGTCCGAGCACTGCTGTTTTACCATGTGGTCACCATTTTCACGATTACTGCTTGCAGCAGATCACTCCTGCAGACCAAACTGATAATCCACCATGCATCCATTGCGACATGCATGAGACTTGA
- the LOC102624479 gene encoding uncharacterized protein LOC102624479 isoform X5: MGDQKSNSEDSTGTSAFVQTDEDVGLLRMQNEKVGLVGISDDHTHDRAELSHEDSTNVLSCSRDIREMRNNGNGVTDAVQSTYPEKVNDNLPSLGVGDSSDTILESKGPHRTMRAAIPKLSMICGQISDGNPSNPGFNAGFSGFAKKADGISSLVHNVGISSSFAQNMDAHSSTVQNESEFFYPAQNMHDWTLNKNVDFVPGFGGNMGATFQIVDSNTGFPAAGLQFQVYQNNPVQTVEDGFFPERKRLRLPAAGQQLPAYQDSPVQTVGKRLFPERIGLQLPGQVMPVARGGGLAQASDVPTGSSHMRYPTQFPPITHPIQRMTRFIKPSTHKSNSGPSQAASSLTPVPLMPVPPQAKTATSLSPLPGTVAFIQPAFQSTTLPSQVQTAHPPSPLAKEIPLLHVSKDLNFPDNKGSAAQVVQGQVLRVARESGPAQGFNVPVGLSQMIYATRFPPIACPTQCSTRLVTHQSISESAQAAPSVNQATQIYPVQPQVQAAASLTHLSRTAAFLQPASQSTVPTLAETVHPPPPIGKEKPPPRASKGKSKINVPTRPPGQGISDARASGLVQTSNAASVGPGQKRCAIRAPSIASPGQRRATIHSSVLASAQTGSPLTRRSQTAPVPPQAPTAASFPSFPRTADFLRTLSQSRYPLPHPLQTAHPYSQMAREIRLRLPQDSNRFPQPIGYKCDLCNRDLSFASEGQILQPGVRPSTAVLPCGHHFHDYCLQQITPADQTDNPPCIHCDMHET, translated from the exons ATGGGAGATCAGAAGTCGAATAGTGAGGACAGCACTGGGACATCTgcttttgtacaaactgatgaaGACGTGGGATTGCTTAGAATGCAGAATGAAAAGGTTGGCCTTGTTGGCATTTCTGATGACCATACTCATGACCGAGCTGAGTTAAGCCATGAAGATAGCACAAACGTGTTAAGCTGCAGCAGGGACATTAGAGAAATGAGAAACAATGGCAATGGGGTGACTGATGCTGTTCAATCCACTTATCCAGAAAAGGTCAATGACAATCTTCCAAGCCTTGGAGTTGGAGATAGTTCAGACACCATATTAGAATCAAAAGGTCCTCATAGAACCATGAGGGCAGCTATTCCCAAATTAAGTATGATCTGTGGTCAAATATCCGATGGAAATCCTTCAAATCCTGGATTTAATGCTGGTTTTTCTGGATTTGCAAAGAAGGCAGATGGAATTTCTAGTCTAGTGCATAATGTGGGTATATCTTCTAGTTTTGCACAGAACATGGATGCTCATTCTAGCACGGTTCAAAATgaaagtgaatttttttatcctgCTCAGAACATGCATGATTGGACCTTGAATAAGAATGTTGATTTTGTTCCAG GTTTTGGAGGGAACATGGGTGCAACATTTCAAATTGTAGATTCCAACACAGGATTTCCAG ctGCAGGGCTACAATTTCAAGTTTACCAGAATAACCCTGTTCAAACTGTTGAAGATGGCTTTTTTCCTGAGAGAAAAAGGCTTCGATTGCCTG CTGCAGGGCAACAGTTGCCAGCCTATCAGGACAGTCCTGTTCAAACTGTTGGAAAAAGGTTGTTTCCTGAGAGAATAGGGCTTCAATTACCTG GTCAAGTAATGCCAGTTGCAAGGGGAGGTGGACTTGCTCAGGCTTCCGATGTTCCAACTGGATCGTCTCATATGAGATATCCAACCCAATTCCCTCCCATTACTCATCCAATTCAGCGCATGACTAGATTTATAAAGCCTTCTACCCATAAATCTAATTCAGGGCCATCCCAAGCTGCTTCCTCCCTCACTCCTGTACCCCTGATGCCTGTCCCCCCGCAAGCTAAGACTGCCACTTCTCTCTCACCTTTACCTGGGACTGTTGCTTTTATTCAACCTGCATTCCAGAGTACTACTCTCCCATCTCAAGTCCAGACTGCTCATCCTCCCTCTCCTTTAGCCAAGGAAATACCATTGCTTCATGTATCGAAAG ATTTGAATTTTCCAGATAACAAGGGCAGTGCTGCTCAGGTTGTTCAAG GTCAAGTACTGCGAGTTGCAAGGGAAAGTGGACCTGCTCAAGGTTTCAATGTTCCAGTTGGACTGTCACAAATGATATATGCAACCCGATTCCCTCCCATTGCTTGTCCAACTCAGTGCTCGACTAGATTGGTAACTCATCAATCTATTTCAGAATCTGCCCAAGCTGCTCCCTCTGTCAATCAAGCCACCCAGATTTATCCTGTGCAGCCCCAAGTCCAGGCTGCCGCTTCTCTCACTCATTTATCTAGGACTGCTGCTTTTCTTCAACCTGCATCCCAGAGTACTGTTCCAACTCTAGCTGAGACTGTTCATCCTCCCCCTCCCATAGGCAAGGAAAAACCACCACCTCGTGCATCAAAAG GTAAATCTAAAATCAATGTTCCTACTCGGCCTCCAG GTCAGGGTATATCAGATGCACGAGCAAGTGGACTTGTGCAGACTTCCAATGCTGCTTCAGTTGGACCTGGTCAGAAGAGATGTGCTATCCGAGCCCCTTCAATTGCTAGCCCTGGTCAGCGTAGGGCTACCATTCATTCATCTGTTCTAGCTTCTGCTCAAACTGGTTCCCCTCTCACACGGCGATCCCAGACTGCTCCTGTCCCACCCCAAGCCCCCACTGCTGCTTCTTTCCCATCATTCCCTCGAACTGCTGATTTTCTACGGACCTTGTCCCAGAGTCGTTATCCTCTCCCACATCCACTCCAGACTGCTCATCCTTATTCACAAATGGCCAGGGAAATTCGTCTTCGTTTACCGCAAG ATTCAAATAGATTTCCTCAGCCAATCGGCTATAAGTGTGACTTATGCAATAGGGATCTTTCTTTCGCATCAGAAGGCCAAATATTACAGCCAGGCGTTCGTCCGAGCACTGCTGTTTTACCATGTGGTCACCATTTTCACGATTACTGCTTGCAGCAGATCACTCCTGCAGACCAAACTGATAATCCACCATGCATCCATTGCGACATGCATGAGACTTGA
- the LOC102624479 gene encoding uncharacterized protein LOC102624479 isoform X4: protein MGDQKSNSEDSTGTSAFVQTDEDVGLLRMQNEKVGLVGISDDHTHDRAELSHEDSTNVLSCSRDIREMRNNGNGVTDAVQSTYPEKVNDNLPSLGVGDSSDTILESKGPHRTMRAAIPKLSMICGQISDGNPSNPGFNAGFSGFAKKADGISSLVHNVGISSSFAQNMDAHSSTVQNESEFFYPAQNMHDWTLNKNVDFVPGFGGNMGATFQIVDSNTGFPGLQFQVYQNNPVQTVEDGFFPERKRLRLPGQQLPAYQDSPVQTVGKRLFPERIGLQLPDLNIPDTKGSAAQGQVMPVARGGGLAQASDVPTGSSHMRYPTQFPPITHPIQRMTRFIKPSTHKSNSGPSQAASSLTPVPLMPVPPQAKTATSLSPLPGTVAFIQPAFQSTTLPSQVQTAHPPSPLAKEIPLLHVSKDLNFPDNKGSAAQVVQGQVLRVARESGPAQGFNVPVGLSQMIYATRFPPIACPTQCSTRLVTHQSISESAQAAPSVNQATQIYPVQPQVQAAASLTHLSRTAAFLQPASQSTVPTLAETVHPPPPIGKEKPPPRASKGKSKINVPTRPPGQGISDARASGLVQTSNAASVGPGQKRCAIRAPSIASPGQRRATIHSSVLASAQTGSPLTRRSQTAPVPPQAPTAASFPSFPRTADFLRTLSQSRYPLPHPLQTAHPYSQMAREIRLRLPQDSNRFPQPIGYKCDLCNRDLSFASEGQILQPGVRPSTAVLPCGHHFHDYCLQQITPADQTDNPPCIHCDMHET from the exons ATGGGAGATCAGAAGTCGAATAGTGAGGACAGCACTGGGACATCTgcttttgtacaaactgatgaaGACGTGGGATTGCTTAGAATGCAGAATGAAAAGGTTGGCCTTGTTGGCATTTCTGATGACCATACTCATGACCGAGCTGAGTTAAGCCATGAAGATAGCACAAACGTGTTAAGCTGCAGCAGGGACATTAGAGAAATGAGAAACAATGGCAATGGGGTGACTGATGCTGTTCAATCCACTTATCCAGAAAAGGTCAATGACAATCTTCCAAGCCTTGGAGTTGGAGATAGTTCAGACACCATATTAGAATCAAAAGGTCCTCATAGAACCATGAGGGCAGCTATTCCCAAATTAAGTATGATCTGTGGTCAAATATCCGATGGAAATCCTTCAAATCCTGGATTTAATGCTGGTTTTTCTGGATTTGCAAAGAAGGCAGATGGAATTTCTAGTCTAGTGCATAATGTGGGTATATCTTCTAGTTTTGCACAGAACATGGATGCTCATTCTAGCACGGTTCAAAATgaaagtgaatttttttatcctgCTCAGAACATGCATGATTGGACCTTGAATAAGAATGTTGATTTTGTTCCAG GTTTTGGAGGGAACATGGGTGCAACATTTCAAATTGTAGATTCCAACACAGGATTTCCAG GGCTACAATTTCAAGTTTACCAGAATAACCCTGTTCAAACTGTTGAAGATGGCTTTTTTCCTGAGAGAAAAAGGCTTCGATTGCCTG GGCAACAGTTGCCAGCCTATCAGGACAGTCCTGTTCAAACTGTTGGAAAAAGGTTGTTTCCTGAGAGAATAGGGCTTCAATTACCTG aTTTGAATATTCCAGACACCAAGGGCAGTGCTGCTCAAG GTCAAGTAATGCCAGTTGCAAGGGGAGGTGGACTTGCTCAGGCTTCCGATGTTCCAACTGGATCGTCTCATATGAGATATCCAACCCAATTCCCTCCCATTACTCATCCAATTCAGCGCATGACTAGATTTATAAAGCCTTCTACCCATAAATCTAATTCAGGGCCATCCCAAGCTGCTTCCTCCCTCACTCCTGTACCCCTGATGCCTGTCCCCCCGCAAGCTAAGACTGCCACTTCTCTCTCACCTTTACCTGGGACTGTTGCTTTTATTCAACCTGCATTCCAGAGTACTACTCTCCCATCTCAAGTCCAGACTGCTCATCCTCCCTCTCCTTTAGCCAAGGAAATACCATTGCTTCATGTATCGAAAG ATTTGAATTTTCCAGATAACAAGGGCAGTGCTGCTCAGGTTGTTCAAG GTCAAGTACTGCGAGTTGCAAGGGAAAGTGGACCTGCTCAAGGTTTCAATGTTCCAGTTGGACTGTCACAAATGATATATGCAACCCGATTCCCTCCCATTGCTTGTCCAACTCAGTGCTCGACTAGATTGGTAACTCATCAATCTATTTCAGAATCTGCCCAAGCTGCTCCCTCTGTCAATCAAGCCACCCAGATTTATCCTGTGCAGCCCCAAGTCCAGGCTGCCGCTTCTCTCACTCATTTATCTAGGACTGCTGCTTTTCTTCAACCTGCATCCCAGAGTACTGTTCCAACTCTAGCTGAGACTGTTCATCCTCCCCCTCCCATAGGCAAGGAAAAACCACCACCTCGTGCATCAAAAG GTAAATCTAAAATCAATGTTCCTACTCGGCCTCCAG GTCAGGGTATATCAGATGCACGAGCAAGTGGACTTGTGCAGACTTCCAATGCTGCTTCAGTTGGACCTGGTCAGAAGAGATGTGCTATCCGAGCCCCTTCAATTGCTAGCCCTGGTCAGCGTAGGGCTACCATTCATTCATCTGTTCTAGCTTCTGCTCAAACTGGTTCCCCTCTCACACGGCGATCCCAGACTGCTCCTGTCCCACCCCAAGCCCCCACTGCTGCTTCTTTCCCATCATTCCCTCGAACTGCTGATTTTCTACGGACCTTGTCCCAGAGTCGTTATCCTCTCCCACATCCACTCCAGACTGCTCATCCTTATTCACAAATGGCCAGGGAAATTCGTCTTCGTTTACCGCAAG ATTCAAATAGATTTCCTCAGCCAATCGGCTATAAGTGTGACTTATGCAATAGGGATCTTTCTTTCGCATCAGAAGGCCAAATATTACAGCCAGGCGTTCGTCCGAGCACTGCTGTTTTACCATGTGGTCACCATTTTCACGATTACTGCTTGCAGCAGATCACTCCTGCAGACCAAACTGATAATCCACCATGCATCCATTGCGACATGCATGAGACTTGA
- the LOC102624479 gene encoding uncharacterized protein LOC102624479 isoform X1, whose translation MGDQKSNSEDSTGTSAFVQTDEDVGLLRMQNEKVGLVGISDDHTHDRAELSHEDSTNVLSCSRDIREMRNNGNGVTDAVQSTYPEKVNDNLPSLGVGDSSDTILESKGPHRTMRAAIPKLSMICGQISDGNPSNPGFNAGFSGFAKKADGISSLVHNVGISSSFAQNMDAHSSTVQNESEFFYPAQNMHDWTLNKNVDFVPGFGGNMGATFQIVDSNTGFPAAGLQFQVYQNNPVQTVEDGFFPERKRLRLPAAGQQLPAYQDSPVQTVGKRLFPERIGLQLPDLNIPDTKGSAAQGQVMPVARGGGLAQASDVPTGSSHMRYPTQFPPITHPIQRMTRFIKPSTHKSNSGPSQAASSLTPVPLMPVPPQAKTATSLSPLPGTVAFIQPAFQSTTLPSQVQTAHPPSPLAKEIPLLHVSKDLNFPDNKGSAAQVVQGQVLRVARESGPAQGFNVPVGLSQMIYATRFPPIACPTQCSTRLVTHQSISESAQAAPSVNQATQIYPVQPQVQAAASLTHLSRTAAFLQPASQSTVPTLAETVHPPPPIGKEKPPPRASKGKSKINVPTRPPGQGISDARASGLVQTSNAASVGPGQKRCAIRAPSIASPGQRRATIHSSVLASAQTGSPLTRRSQTAPVPPQAPTAASFPSFPRTADFLRTLSQSRYPLPHPLQTAHPYSQMAREIRLRLPQDSNRFPQPIGYKCDLCNRDLSFASEGQILQPGVRPSTAVLPCGHHFHDYCLQQITPADQTDNPPCIHCDMHET comes from the exons ATGGGAGATCAGAAGTCGAATAGTGAGGACAGCACTGGGACATCTgcttttgtacaaactgatgaaGACGTGGGATTGCTTAGAATGCAGAATGAAAAGGTTGGCCTTGTTGGCATTTCTGATGACCATACTCATGACCGAGCTGAGTTAAGCCATGAAGATAGCACAAACGTGTTAAGCTGCAGCAGGGACATTAGAGAAATGAGAAACAATGGCAATGGGGTGACTGATGCTGTTCAATCCACTTATCCAGAAAAGGTCAATGACAATCTTCCAAGCCTTGGAGTTGGAGATAGTTCAGACACCATATTAGAATCAAAAGGTCCTCATAGAACCATGAGGGCAGCTATTCCCAAATTAAGTATGATCTGTGGTCAAATATCCGATGGAAATCCTTCAAATCCTGGATTTAATGCTGGTTTTTCTGGATTTGCAAAGAAGGCAGATGGAATTTCTAGTCTAGTGCATAATGTGGGTATATCTTCTAGTTTTGCACAGAACATGGATGCTCATTCTAGCACGGTTCAAAATgaaagtgaatttttttatcctgCTCAGAACATGCATGATTGGACCTTGAATAAGAATGTTGATTTTGTTCCAG GTTTTGGAGGGAACATGGGTGCAACATTTCAAATTGTAGATTCCAACACAGGATTTCCAG ctGCAGGGCTACAATTTCAAGTTTACCAGAATAACCCTGTTCAAACTGTTGAAGATGGCTTTTTTCCTGAGAGAAAAAGGCTTCGATTGCCTG CTGCAGGGCAACAGTTGCCAGCCTATCAGGACAGTCCTGTTCAAACTGTTGGAAAAAGGTTGTTTCCTGAGAGAATAGGGCTTCAATTACCTG aTTTGAATATTCCAGACACCAAGGGCAGTGCTGCTCAAG GTCAAGTAATGCCAGTTGCAAGGGGAGGTGGACTTGCTCAGGCTTCCGATGTTCCAACTGGATCGTCTCATATGAGATATCCAACCCAATTCCCTCCCATTACTCATCCAATTCAGCGCATGACTAGATTTATAAAGCCTTCTACCCATAAATCTAATTCAGGGCCATCCCAAGCTGCTTCCTCCCTCACTCCTGTACCCCTGATGCCTGTCCCCCCGCAAGCTAAGACTGCCACTTCTCTCTCACCTTTACCTGGGACTGTTGCTTTTATTCAACCTGCATTCCAGAGTACTACTCTCCCATCTCAAGTCCAGACTGCTCATCCTCCCTCTCCTTTAGCCAAGGAAATACCATTGCTTCATGTATCGAAAG ATTTGAATTTTCCAGATAACAAGGGCAGTGCTGCTCAGGTTGTTCAAG GTCAAGTACTGCGAGTTGCAAGGGAAAGTGGACCTGCTCAAGGTTTCAATGTTCCAGTTGGACTGTCACAAATGATATATGCAACCCGATTCCCTCCCATTGCTTGTCCAACTCAGTGCTCGACTAGATTGGTAACTCATCAATCTATTTCAGAATCTGCCCAAGCTGCTCCCTCTGTCAATCAAGCCACCCAGATTTATCCTGTGCAGCCCCAAGTCCAGGCTGCCGCTTCTCTCACTCATTTATCTAGGACTGCTGCTTTTCTTCAACCTGCATCCCAGAGTACTGTTCCAACTCTAGCTGAGACTGTTCATCCTCCCCCTCCCATAGGCAAGGAAAAACCACCACCTCGTGCATCAAAAG GTAAATCTAAAATCAATGTTCCTACTCGGCCTCCAG GTCAGGGTATATCAGATGCACGAGCAAGTGGACTTGTGCAGACTTCCAATGCTGCTTCAGTTGGACCTGGTCAGAAGAGATGTGCTATCCGAGCCCCTTCAATTGCTAGCCCTGGTCAGCGTAGGGCTACCATTCATTCATCTGTTCTAGCTTCTGCTCAAACTGGTTCCCCTCTCACACGGCGATCCCAGACTGCTCCTGTCCCACCCCAAGCCCCCACTGCTGCTTCTTTCCCATCATTCCCTCGAACTGCTGATTTTCTACGGACCTTGTCCCAGAGTCGTTATCCTCTCCCACATCCACTCCAGACTGCTCATCCTTATTCACAAATGGCCAGGGAAATTCGTCTTCGTTTACCGCAAG ATTCAAATAGATTTCCTCAGCCAATCGGCTATAAGTGTGACTTATGCAATAGGGATCTTTCTTTCGCATCAGAAGGCCAAATATTACAGCCAGGCGTTCGTCCGAGCACTGCTGTTTTACCATGTGGTCACCATTTTCACGATTACTGCTTGCAGCAGATCACTCCTGCAGACCAAACTGATAATCCACCATGCATCCATTGCGACATGCATGAGACTTGA